The Naumovozyma dairenensis CBS 421 chromosome 2, complete genome genome segment CCAGGTAAAGCTACTGGACCTTTCTGTGGAGATTTATTTCCAGGGTTTGGCATCAATACTGTAGCACTATGAGATCTTCGGTGACTGAAATGATTAGGTGGATGCGTTCCTTGCGGATATATTTGCTGTCTATCAGCATAAATGTGTCCCGGGCTATTATTCTGGGACAGTACCTGTAGCTGCGGTGGAGGTAATTGATTTTCGAAAGCTATCAAATGTGGCGGGTTAAAATGTGTATCTGATCTAAAAACCGTCCCAGGGGGAGGAATGGCGATGTGGTGTGGTCGACTATCAGTATATTGCGATACTGCTGATGATTTCCCCGTGAATGAGGAATTTGCATATGTTTCAGTTATTGTGCGTAGTTTATTTGCATCTGATGAAGGAGATGGATTATGACGATTATTTGACATAGGTTGTTGATAGAGGTTTGGTGCAGGAGGATATTGTTGTTTGCTCCATTGTCCTGGTAGATACTGTAGATTAGGCGGCTGTATTGATAAAGGTTGGCCATTCGGAAGTAAAGGAATCATGGGTGCTGTATAATATGGTTGGTAATAACCTGGTTGTTGGCCTATACAACGCCCTTGAGGAGCGTGTGGATCTTGTTGTTGACTAATTATATGTAGATTCTCCTGATTTTCTGATATCGGTGTGATCTCGGATCTATACCTTCTATGGCCTCTAGGGCTTGGTGACCGGGAGGTTTCTATTCTCCGTTTTTTAGTAAGTACTGGATCAGAAGTATTTGCGCTACCTGGATGAAAGATTGTCTTGATTGTATCAACAGTGAGATTAGCGTTCTCTTGGAAATTGCCTAATATTTGCTCGAGTTTATCCAGGTTCGCCTTTCGAAGTTCttcaacttttttttgttctctTGTCAATCGTATTTCCACATATTTATCAAACACTTGGGATTCAATTTGTCCAAACTTTGAAATATCCTTAATCCCCAATTCTTCGAGAATCAAGTTTCGAAAAGTATCGACTGTATTGCTGGTATCCTCAGTCGTCGATGATAGAGCTGTAGTTGTTGGGTTAGGGGTATAACTTGTTGAACGATTTGAACTTGTCTCCAACGTTGATGTCTCTTGGTTACTATTTTGCTGTAGTTCTCTACTAGGGATGGTGTTGCTATTTGTTTGATTAGTTTGACTCTTTGGTAACGTCATATGCTATGCTGTTTGGAAGGGgatcttctttttccttaAATCCAATTGGTAAATATAGAAGTATATATTCTACTCAGACTTTTTGTATCAATTTTCATAGAAATGTTGTGCCGCTTTATCTTATTGTATACTTggattctttttctttttcctaCTATATTTGTAGTCCTAGAGGTTAATTATGGTCTGCTCCACTTTTGCCTAACAAAGATCCTCGAAGTCTAAAGACGAGTCGCAAAAGATTCAGAATATAATAGAAAGATTGCCAAAAAGGAAACTTTTTCGCAACTGTTTTATAATAGATACAAACGATCAAGGGGTGCTTTGAAggtttgttttttgtttctctAAATGGTAATCCAGATCAATAGGCAAGAACTGTGTTATATCACATATACTTGACTACCAACTACCTATTTGATTAAGTTTACGTTTCTTGACAGTTCCGCTTTTGGTTTAGTCTACGCGGCTGGACCCTATTACGCGCGACAGCAAATACAGGCAGACGTCTGTGAATTGGAACTACACAAGGAAACACGTCAGGTTTTCCTTCCTATTAGGGAAATAGATTTACAAAAACcaactttattatttgaagcaCAACGGTTTCTTATTCTTGCATGGTTTCCTCATGGCTTACATAATTCATGCTCAATTATGTAAATTATGTacatttaatatattatattctgATATTTCCtgattctttttctttagaTATAGGAGTTTCTTCATATGCGCATACTCCGGGATGTATCCTTATTGTTACCCCTTTCAAAGGGAAGTTCCATCCATGCAGTAATGTTTCTATGCAGCATCTAAATTAAACGatggaagaaaatttgttGAGTTCAAGAATATCTACTGATTTCCATCGATTAATATTATGCGAGAAACTTTGAATCACAAAACTATCCCCGATAACAAAGGATATACAGCCAAAAAATGCAGAAAAGCAGACAATGTTACTTTATGTCTAGAAGCGGGCTTTATGCCGGATATACGTTTCCTATATGTTTTTAAgatttattgttatcttGTTGCTTTTAATTTGTTATTTAAAGTAAACGTGtctttttaattatatagTACAAATTTAGCTCTACCGGATGTAACTGCAACCGTACATCCGTCAGAACCCCCGGAGAAACTACCATTTTCGTAATAACACTCCCCATTAACTGTCGATTGATCATCGGCGGCCACAATCTTCACATTGAAATTCAATGGTGATCCATTATTTGGGTTAGGTATTAGAGATAAATAACTAATACCACCAGTGGAACCAGCACCGAAATTCAATGGAGCCCAATTACCGACTCCTGATCCACTATCACCCCAAATACATCCATCTTGAACGGAAACACCAGCATTATTAACATAATATTGAGCAGAAGTTTTCATTCCTTGCCATGAATAGTATGTATCTTGATCGACAACAGTCAAAGGCAATGAATTTCCAGCGGTAACAAAAGTAGGAATAACCATATTTTCAGTACCAGGATAATCCGTTCTACAAATTGCAACATC includes the following:
- the POG1 gene encoding Pog1p (similar to Saccharomyces cerevisiae POG1 (YIL122W); ancestral locus Anc_2.240) encodes the protein MTLPKSQTNQTNSNTIPSRELQQNSNQETSTLETSSNRSTSYTPNPTTTALSSTTEDTSNTVDTFRNLILEELGIKDISKFGQIESQVFDKYVEIRLTREQKKVEELRKANLDKLEQILGNFQENANLTVDTIKTIFHPGSANTSDPVLTKKRRIETSRSPSPRGHRRYRSEITPISENQENLHIISQQQDPHAPQGRCIGQQPGYYQPYYTAPMIPLLPNGQPLSIQPPNLQYLPGQWSKQQYPPAPNLYQQPMSNNRHNPSPSSDANKLRTITETYANSSFTGKSSAVSQYTDSRPHHIAIPPPGTVFRSDTHFNPPHLIAFENQLPPPQLQVLSQNNSPGHIYADRQQIYPQGTHPPNHFSHRRSHSATVLMPNPGNKSPQKGPVALPGRPVDFLIHTQKHPPPT